The genome window AGAGATATATAATCCAATCTCTTTCACCAGGTTGTTTCCTGTCTTTGAAAATCAGGGCAAGAAATGTCAAATATCGATCTTAATACCCTTAAAAAATGCAAAAAATGAGACCTGACCCCCAATTTTTTGCATTTTTTGCATTTATGAATTAGGGGGAGACGAGCTTGTTCAATCTTTCCCACTCCTCATCCACTCTTTTCTGAATCTCTTCAAGTACATATCGATTCTCTTCCAGGAAAAGATGCTTAAACCTTCCCTGAACCTTTAACCATTCAGATACTGGTTTTTTATCTTTTGGAAAATATGTGATTCTGTATTTACCGTTATCATATTCCCAGAGAGGCCAGAAACAGGTGTCCACTGCAAGTTGGGTTAATCTGATACTTTGATCAGGGTCTGTCTTCCATTCTGTTGGGCAGGCGGTAAGTACATTTAAAAATGAAGGCCCATCTGCTTCAAATGCCTTTTTTGCTTTATTGTATAGGTCCTGCCACCTGGAAGGAGCTCCCTGGGCTGCATATGCAACATTGTGGGCTGCAATTATTTTCGTCAAATCTTTTCTCCACTGAACTTTTCCATATGAAGCTGTTCCTGCGGGTGATGTTGTTGCTGATGCTCCCAATGGAGTTGCTGAGGAACGCTGACCACCGGTATTTGCATAAATTTGATTGTCGTAACAAACATAAAGAATTTTGTGCCCTCTTTCCATTGCTCCTGAAAGAGCCTGAAATCCTATGTCGTAAGTTCCTCCATCCCCTCCAATGGCAAGAAATTTAATATTTTTATTTCCTGAGATTTTTCCTCTTCTCACCAATGCTCTGTACATCGATTCAAGCCCTGCTGCTGTTGCTGCGGTATTTTCAAATGCCGAATGAATCCATGGTATTCTCCAGGAATTCAATGGAAACATGGATGAGCAAACTTCAAGACACCCTGTTGCATTAGATACTATTACAGGATCATTGGTTGCTCTCAATAAAATTCTCAGGATTACTGGAATTGCACACCCCGGGCAAAGACCATGACCAGCAACAAATCCATCTTCAATAGCGGAAAGTTCTCTCAATGTAACCATTTTTTATCTCCTTTCAACCCCTTAAATTCAAATAATTCACAACATCGCCTTTATACCTGTTCAACTTCAGCTTCTCAAGGTCTGAAAATACCTGTTTGAAATGGTCAGGAGCTATGTCTCTACCCCCAAGGCCATAAATATAATTGATTATCTTTGGCCTCTTTTTTAAATCATAGACAGCAGACCTTACCTCAGTGAAAAGGGGTGCTCCATAGGCACCGGGAGACATGAGTCTATCTAAGACTGCAATTGCTTTGATGTTTTTCAAAACATCCTGAAGTTCTCTGTATGGGAATGGCCTGTAGACTCTTATTTTAATAAGCCCAGCTTTTTCCCCCTTTTCTCTCAATTCATCAACAACTTCTTTTCCTGTACCTGCTGCAGAACCCATTAATACAACTGCAATTTCAGCATCATCAATTTTATACAACTCGAAAAAACCATATTTTCTTCCAAACTTTCTCTCATATTCATCAGCTACTTTTAAAATCACTCTTCTTGAATTCTCTATCCCTTCAATCTGATTTCTTTTATGCTCAAAATAATAATTGGTAAAATCAATAGACCCTAAGGTAACGGGTTTCTCAACATCAAGCAGAGGATACAAAGGTTTAAACTCACCAACAAATTCTTCCACATCTTTATCATCTTCAACTATCACATTTTCAGTAGAATGACTTGTTATGAACCCATCTATCATAACCATTGCTGGAGTCCTTACATCGAAATCTTCTGAAATTTTTGCAGCCTGAATAAAATTATCATAGGCTTCCTGAGAATTTTCAGAAAAAATTTGTATCCATCCAGCATCCCTTGCTCCAATTGAATCTGAGTGGTCTCCATGAATGTTAATCGGTGCTGAAAGAGCACGACTGGCTATTCCAGCAAGTATTGGAAGCCTTAATCCAGCAGCGATGTAGAGAAGCTC of Acidobacteriota bacterium contains these proteins:
- a CDS encoding thiamine pyrophosphate-dependent enzyme, translating into MVTLRELSAIEDGFVAGHGLCPGCAIPVILRILLRATNDPVIVSNATGCLEVCSSMFPLNSWRIPWIHSAFENTAATAAGLESMYRALVRRGKISGNKNIKFLAIGGDGGTYDIGFQALSGAMERGHKILYVCYDNQIYANTGGQRSSATPLGASATTSPAGTASYGKVQWRKDLTKIIAAHNVAYAAQGAPSRWQDLYNKAKKAFEADGPSFLNVLTACPTEWKTDPDQSIRLTQLAVDTCFWPLWEYDNGKYRITYFPKDKKPVSEWLKVQGRFKHLFLEENRYVLEEIQKRVDEEWERLNKLVSP
- the porA gene encoding pyruvate ferredoxin oxidoreductase, whose product is MGKIITLNGNGAIAEAIRQIKPDVVAAYPITPSTAIVQYVAQFVADGLLDCEFVCPESEHSAMSMCIGAAAGGGRVVTATASQGLALMWELLYIAAGLRLPILAGIASRALSAPINIHGDHSDSIGARDAGWIQIFSENSQEAYDNFIQAAKISEDFDVRTPAMVMIDGFITSHSTENVIVEDDKDVEEFVGEFKPLYPLLDVEKPVTLGSIDFTNYYFEHKRNQIEGIENSRRVILKVADEYERKFGRKYGFFELYKIDDAEIAVVLMGSAAGTGKEVVDELREKGEKAGLIKIRVYRPFPYRELQDVLKNIKAIAVLDRLMSPGAYGAPLFTEVRSAVYDLKKRPKIINYIYGLGGRDIAPDHFKQVFSDLEKLKLNRYKGDVVNYLNLRG